Within the Rosa rugosa chromosome 2, drRosRugo1.1, whole genome shotgun sequence genome, the region gatgatttttcccagatgctcagcgaacatggcgttcatcaaccgctggtaagttgcaccggcgttcttcagaccgaaaggcatgacattgtagcagtagaggcctttgtcggtggtgaaggtggtgcattcctggtcgctggggtgcatcttgatctgattgtatccggagaaagcgtccatcatgctgaggagctcatgtacggcagttgcatcgactagctgatcgatacgaggtagcgggaaactatcctttgggcatgccttgttgagatttttgaagtcgatacacatccgccacttgccgctggcctttttgaccattaccaggtttgagatccactggggatagatgacttggcggatgaacccaatgtcctgAAGTTTGGCAACCTCCTTtctgattgcccggtatttttccttatcaaaggcccttcgcttctgcttgatgggataaaaggagggtttgatggtcagtttatgagtgataatttcaggagagatacctggcatgtccgcgtatgaccatgcaaagacggcggcattatcgcgtaggaactgagtgagttctgcctccacctctgggtttagatgggcgcctatgcggactgtccgctcagggtgctcgtccgagaggcagacaacctttagcgacgtgtcagggtcgaccggctccttccgcacatacttctcctcctcatccctaggatcctcaaagatgtttggtggcggtgcctcactacccactgtcagaatttcatggcggcgtgtcgaccgcgctatagtcgttgagtaacattctcgtgccagctgttggcttcccctgacacagcccgtgccgttaggtgtggggaacttcatgagaagcatgtacccggcaatgatgcacttgagcttgttaagcgctggtcgaccaatgatggcgttgtacgaactgaagcagtcgacaataatgaattccgtatgcacctccgccatacatggactagtgccaataaccagtctcATCTAAtcagaccccagcggttgtgtgacgtcgccggagaagctgagcagtggttcgtgatcctggagtaatttcctgTTCCGTTTGAGGTTGTTGTAGCAGCCGTTGAaaatgacattgacagcggagccgctgtccaccaagattctccccactgagaattttccaagaatggcgtcgaccaagaatgggtcgtcatggggtaaattgactccgcgctcctcctcctccgaaaaggtaataggttcccaacctgattttgggagcttggcggatctttcgtagcggatgttgcagacttcctttgggtgattagcgcgtgcatagcgcttccttgccctgtgagacatgctggtgattggagcaccgccatcgatggtgttgatgcggcccaaggtctcaacgttggcaattaccggtggtggttgacgcaccttgaactgctccaacttgccgtcacggtacaaggtctcgatggccgttttgagagcattgcagctattggtattgtggccgctgtcctcgtggtatttgcaccacttgccggtgttcctgggtttgcctgtttttgggtattttggagggggtggcggtgggatctgatccttgcactgattgtagatgtcttcatatgaggcagtcaggaccgtgaaaactgcataccgctgcggggactccgcctgcttgttgcggttatccccatgggttgggcggttgcccttatggtaatgctggtccttctgccgcttgctctggtggtggcccagttggcactcccttttcttgtcagttgatggtgctgagggggtcttgctggcggtttcctgatgactggaagatggctgtgttgattttggtgttagtggtggcggtggggtctcTCCGTATGTGacgaattccgcctgggcgtgaatgaccgcctcactcatgacgtggtcatacgtcgcactgggatgattgtagttgaggtgatagaggaacggtcccttgagcagtcccttcctgaaggccgctgacgccattgttttgtctaggtcacggcactgagatgctgccgcccgccaccttgtgacaaaggccttcagtgattcgtcctccccctgcttgacgctgaacagttgacttgtgttgtggtgtccggcggacaataggatgaaccgggagaggaaggcatgtgatagtgcatggaatgagttgacagaccccggcggacactcaaagaaccagttcattgcctcaccgtctaacgtctcactgaacaagtgacacaaggtggcgtcatcgaatcctttgttgttggtgaccttcttgaaggtgtccatgtggacaaagggatcagacaatccgccgtaatgcgccatctttggggtttttgctgacgctggtctgatagcttgcagaatcttagcggtgaatggcccaggtctggaagcgaagagtggattctgggttggcgctggtgcgcccgactccgcccggatcagcctttgctccagttggtgtatcctttccaatatctgggcggttgcatcgctggCGGTGTCAGCCCGGGTACTCCGCTagacctgcctgcgccttggcgcaggcggatggccctcagttcttgccctagcctccgaacGGTTGGTACACGGCACCGATTCCGCTTCCTGCTcaatcattagttgggggatgggcggtggtcccattcccgacAACTCAGgcgggttcagcggtacctgcatctgtatgactggtcctggtgccaatgtgccagtgccgggtcgactacgcttggtgctgcgtgactgctcgctcagtGCTGGGCGGGGGGTAGGCTCCAGGGTCCTCTTTAGCTCTTCAAAACGTGCcaagagcgtagccacctgtccctgggcctcggccttctccttacgctcctcctcccgctctctgtttgccctatgaagatccgccagtgctatctcgtacatagcgacgagatcctggcccggcgggcggctgctgcttgagtttgcctcgccgccggggttgACCGGTGTTGTAAATAGTGCTCGGTTAACGCCTATCGTTGGATCTGAGGGTTGGGGAATGGTGGACTGGTCCGCCCGCTCCTCAGCGttccctccgctaccgttagtcatggtggatgtagtgggatgaccttttgttcaaggattcccacagacggcgccaatgttaatgtctaaaagttcggcggtagctgaacctttgttaacgctgatccggagggcggatcgatacttgtgacgttctcaaagcctccgctacctgtcaagtaaaatacaaagggcgtcagagggagaccgcgttgggcggtcttcaactctccgatgcctaagttagtcaatgtatttatgttgacaaagtaacagtaggtaagtattgaatgcgtaattaatgaggagagaggagagaaccttttataggtgaggaagaggttgatcttctctttgttttcgatgtgggactgatgtgcttcagtccccagctctgggagcttctgatgctatcttggcgcggcccgtggcggcgcgttagcggtgatctgggggtgatccgccgccgaggttgtagcccgcctggcggtgtgtttacatgtcattcctttggttggaattagtacatttggcggtcgaatgagcgtggcccattatagctaattatgcttgcaaatgtacatgtatgtacaggaacaatttaactgtaaataatcattcataataacaccagaaccaatttgaacagaatttttagaaataagaattccattactatccataacaagtctacaaccagattttactaaaagagaaactgaaaccaaattccttctcatggaaggtacataaaaaacattgtccagaactaacaattttcctaatcctaaatcgagctttaaggttccaatagccttgactgccactctcatgccattgcctacacacaggttcacttcatcactttttgggattctcctccttatgaatccctgcaaagaattagtaatatgaataggtgagcctgaatctatccaccaagactgtggttcaacatttataagattaatttctaaggaaaaaactgtattagaaaaaatcttaccctttttggctaaccagttcttatagccagtgcagtcctttttcatgtgtcctactcttttgcaaaagtagcacttgaacctgaatggcctgttttccttggccactgcagctgttgaactcttagttatggctttggtaggcttgagcttattctggggctttttccttttaggcttctcaatgaggttaatggttgtagcaggttccttttcttccttgatcctagattcctcatccacacagatggatataagttcatctagagtccagtttcccttttgagagttgtaactggtcctaagatgactaaaactgttaggcaaggaatgtagtgcataatgcactacatGCTCATCCCTAACTCCCATCAAGAGCtctctgagtctgccatttatattgatcatcttcataatatgctctctaactccccctgaacccatgtactttagatcatgaaactccttggttagcctagctgcttctgctttttcactttctttaaacttagcacctatgagttccagaaaatctgatgctagctcaggctcttctatacttcccctgacagtcttagacatagatgttctaatgaggttcttagccattctattggatctatgccacttcttgtaaaggtcagtatctttcttggtgctcttttcatttaactcttcaggcttatcctcagtaaagcagtagtctatgttctcatgcattcccatataattttccacagagtctagccaagctctatagttggttccagttaacatcaagacactgttcaagttcatgtaagagttacctaaggagcaaaacaaaaattcgagtgagttctcagtttgtaaagaaaatatgctTAAGTTtcctgtgttttatttagctttatataagtaaccaaaacaagaacatacagaaaacctaaacaaccatacttgcattcatgtcagtccataacaaaaacaatattaagcatcacttttgagcagaaacttaatatcctggagttctttatcaatatgccatgtttaatgaaaacaagttatccaaagaaatttatccacatctttagacagaagaaaaaatttctaagtatccgaatttattttcatcaagcatgcatactgctgttttgtattctaaaaccacacttgaccacttctttggaagataaaattgaagcatagttttaaaacacaaaacacaatttcagttttgttactcgatcaggtacagttacttggtcagttacttgaccagttacacgtacctgatcaatgttttctgccaacatcaatgaaggatgctttatgcatcataatcacttatgccaacagaaaaccacaaaacatatgagctcttttactttacattctatacagattcatccttgtaagaaagttaagctcttgtatctgtcaattttaacaacgtgtaaacaaaatctgggagatttttgttctaCATACAAGttcacacaatcacagatacaataccatatcatcaatcaattcaacatgcatattcaagcataaccaagattggttcgattccaagaacccacagaacaatcaagaaattgtaaatttcatccggtcaccatctactctggCCTAACGCAAGCCGGGAATGCATCTAGGGtccttgagcacaatcaaaacttaattatcatgctatgaatcgaaaacaattttcacagaaaaacctgtttttgctttttccctaatttgctgctaaaaaatcatagcggaagcgtgaattttataattaaccagatgcagcagtcgtcTTAAGTAatttaccttgatcaggtacctgaccagttacttggtcagttacctggtcagttacttacttggtcaggtacctgatcagttacatgaccagtgacttggtcagtaacctgatcagttacttgacccgtaaagcaaaaacccttaaaaaaatttatgtttgttttgcaaaaccctaaaacgatttttcatatttgtgagcctatgctctgataccaattgtaaaaccatagttacatgctcacaacatatgcacaacaatcataaaaggattaaggcttaccttcagcaataacaggcaTGGATttcatcttatgcaactgcttaactcgatcactgaatgtggtcttctgttacttaccaacttgcttctcaatggacagaacttatgcaatagtcgtggtagtaatcagggaccaattcatctgtatatatatgagacttaaacctcaagaagcttcccattaaagcattccttgtcggtgtaggtttcactcttagattcctaatgtatcacaacttgtagtctttcttgtagactaagcaatggattactatccttaatgaattgatacactacttcattaagtcactagtattgatttactgtttgtatccatgttaaactaggattgatattaagctaatcatcaattactttatgatgatatgtgttatgtccatatttgatcttacaaccTCTGCAAGAACGTCTAGAGAAGCTAAATTCGTTAATAGGTAAAGTAGCTTTGCTAGTTGCTTTCCTTGTTCTTGTAGTCTTGTTAGTTCGATACTTCACGGGGAATACCAAGGATGAGAATGGAAACAAGGAGTTCAATGGCAGCAACACAGAAGTAGATCACATAATAAGCGCTGTCATTGGGATTGTAGCGGCTGCGGTTTCCATTGTTGTGGTAGCAATTCCAGAAGGTCTCTCATTAGCACTAATTCTTGGTGCCTATTCCAAGAAGATAATGATGGCTGACAAAGCAATGGATCTGAAGCTCTCTGCTTGTGAGACCATGGGATCGGTTACTACAATTTGCACTGACAAAACAGGTACTCTTACTACGAATCAGATGGAGGTGACCCAGTTTTGGTTAGGTAAATATTCTTTGGAAGAAGAAGCTTATTCGTCAAAGATTTCTCCTTCTGTTCTTCATTTGATCCAAGAAGGAGTTGCTCTGAATACAACTGGTAGTGTGCACAAGCAAAGTTTGGATTCAAAAGTAGAAATCTCAGGCAGTCCAACTGAAAAGGCTATTATTTCATGGGGGGTATATAAGTTGCAGATGGATATGGAGGAAGTAATGAAGAGTTGTAGCATTCTCCATGTTGAGGCCTTTGATTCGCAGAATATGCGAAGTGGGGTTTCAATGAAGAGGAACGCAGACAGCACAGTTCATTTACATTGGAAAGGAGCTCCAGAGATGATACTGGAAATGTGTTCAAGTTACTACACTCCCTCTGGACTCGTTAAAGGTATGGATGACAGTGAAAAAATGAATTTTGAGGAGATTATTCAAGGTATGGCAGCTAGCAGACTCCGGTGTATTGCGTTTGCACATAAAGAAGTTCCAGCAGATCAAGACCACACAACTAAGCTAAAAGAAGATGGATTGACCTTGCTGGGACTCGTAGGTCTTAAAGATCCATGCCGTCCAGAAGCGAAGAAAGCAGTTGAAGATTGTCAATATGCAGGGGTGAACGTCAAAATGATTACAGGCGACAATATTTTCACTGCTAAAGCCATAGCCACAGAATGTGGGATACTCAAGCCCGGTCATGACATCTTCAGTGGAGCAGTGATAAATGGTGTGGAATTTCGAAGCTACACCCACAAGGAGAGAATGTTGAAGCTAGACAATATCTGTGTAATGGCACGGTCTTCTGCTGCTGATAAGCTTCTAATGGTGCGATGCTTGAAGCAGAAAGGTCATGTAGTTGCAGTGACTGGTCATGGCGCTACTGATGCACCAGCACTGGAAGAAGCTGATATAGGACTATCTATGGGAATTCAAGGAACAGAAGTTGCCAAAGAAAGCTCAGATATTATAATCACAGATGATAACTTTGCATCAGTGGTCAGTGTTTTGGCGTGTGGAAGATGTGTTTATCACAATACGCAGAAGCTCATCCAGTTCCAGCTCACAGCAAATGTTGCTGGTCTTTTGATCAACTCTGCAGCAGCAGCTTCATCAAGGCAAGTCCCATTTTCGATAGTTCGTTCAATTTGGTTGAACGTGATTATGGACACACTACTAGCTCTGGCTCTTACCAAGGAGAAACCCACAAAAGAACTTATGGAAAAGCAACCGGTGGGCAGAACTGAGCCCTTCATCACCAATGTCATGTGCAGGAACCTCACGGCTCAAGCTCTGTACCAGACAACTGTCCTCTTGATATTACAGTTCAGGGGAAAAGCAATGTTTGGTGTTAATGATAAGGTAAATGGCACCTTGATCTTTAATACTTATGTGTTTTGCCAGATGTTCAATGAGTTCAATGCAAGGAAGCTTGAGAAGAAGGATATATTTAGGAATATCCACACCGACAAATTGTTCATGGGGATAATTGCAGTGGCAGTTATTCTACAGATTGCGACAGTGGAATTTCTAAGCAAATTTGAAGATATAGAGAGGTTGAACTACAGACTATGGGGAGTAAGTCTTGGAACTGCAGCCATTTCTTGGCCCATCGGTTGGGTTGTTAAGTGTATACCTGTGCCACAGAAACCCATTTTCCACTacctgaagatgaagatgaactgAAGAACAGAGCTCCAGTAAAAGTTTGAAAGGAAAGAACAGGCTCTAGAAGCATCATGCATCGTTCagattgataactttgtaaatATATCAGGCAACCCATATGTTTGGATCAGATAGGATCTGATTAGTGCATATTCTATTTTGTTCAATTAGTGTATTTTAGTAGTATTTACTACTTTGGAATTGTCGAACTGAGATTGAAAGCAAATTATCTCTACATGTGCCGACCAGCAATCAGTTCAGTGGTAAGGAGTTCCACGCCAACATTTTTCATCAAAGGGGATGGGACAATTTGGACTAAAAAACTTCTACTAAAATTTTGTTGGAGAGAAATCCCTCGCTATAtggcaaaaaaataaaaataatcgacacacacaccaccaccaccaccaccaacaacaacaaaagacATAAAATACAATTGAAAATACAAGTAAAAAATGGCCTCACATTCATATGCTATAAGTATATTTAGGATAACAGTATGTCAAATTATTATTGCAAAAGTTTGTCAAATTATTATTGCAATATATTTTAAATTGAGGAACAGCTGCCTACCAAATGAATACAGAAGAAAGGTGTGTCCTATATCTTAccactatcatgttcatcagaGCTCTGCATTTGTGTATTCTTTGATGACTCATCGGATACTAAACTTGGATCTATCAAAGCTATTGTCTAATTAAAACGTATATATTCAGCAAAATACACTTACCATTTTAATTTTACAACAGTTCCTGTATGGCTATGTGTTATTTCAATCAAGGACTGGTCTTAATTAACAAGAAAGATGCTTAACAAAAACTACACTGCAGCATCAACCTCCCACAGCACTATAATAACATTCATTGTGTAATGACTACATAATCTCTTTTCCAATTCCATTCAATATAGGCAAAGCAAGATTGCAACTACAGAACAGTAATATACATCAAGCCTACAACGTTCAAATGCAGTATACTGGTACACTAGATGGTCGATAGACAAAAGTTCTGACGGTGTGAGAATAACCTGATGGATGATTATAACTGAACTTTACTCCTGAGCTGGCACCCCTGAGATGAGTGCAGTGCTCATGGAAGCTGCTGATAGGTCGTGCCAGGCACGCATCCCAGCGGTCACTTTCAGGCATCGTCTCTGCCACTGTATATCTCCCCTTAGCATTCGTGAATGCCTGGTAATTTAGAACTTCCCCAGATTTTGTGATGCATAGAACAGCTACCTCAGCACCTGCAAAAAGTCAAACCCATTCATTTCTTCCATATCCCCATATAAAAACACGTGAAAATGTCAACGTTCCAGTAACATACTTAGCAATTGGTGAACACCAGCTTAAGATCATTTTGTCCTACCTATTTAGCGAaatataaatgaaaattttgttcGTAAGCCATTAGTTATGCCTACTATGTACTGCTTGAAGTACATGTAAAATCAACTCATCAGGTCTTGATTCACAAAGACGTTTTTTAGAAAATGCAACACCATAGACATTGATGCATATGAGAAGGACAATGATTTAGCAACAAATTCAAATGGCAATACCGGAAGGTCTTGTACAGAACAATGAAATATATCATTGTTCCAGCTGTATGACCTTTAAAGTAAGACTAATACTCTTCAAGTAAGAACAGGGTTTCAGGCCTGATGATAGGCCAagctagctagtttcattagtctgtttcttttttctgggtCTTTTTGACCCCATGCTTACcagggaggaaaaaaaaaaacaggaagtAAGAACAGGGTTTCAGCAAGAAATTTATACAACAGTACGAAACTGTTGGTCAGAACGTAGAACAAATCTTAATCAATTACTACACTTTCAAGAactaagcaaaaaaaaaagatattctGTACATCTTAATATCTATGAAGAGTATCTATGAAGAGGAAAGTATACCACCTCTTTACTCATAGTTCTGAGATTAAAAGATTATAGTTACAAAATTTAGATTGGCAGAACAATCAAACCAGAGCAATTTTCAACTTTTTAATATCTCCGATAAATTCATGTGACTTTGAACTAATTTTTCTGACCAATCAATTGGGAAAATATCAACAATTTTATGCAAAACACATGATGATCATAACCAAATTCCAACCCAGATAACCAGGTTGTTAATGTCATCATCAAAATTCAATTATAGAATCAAAAGTCTATTATAGAGAAGGAAAGAACGGACCTTCTAGAATATGATCTTCAGGTCCGAGGGCGGAGTCGCCGCAAACATCACAGATAACTCTGCCGTTGATTTCACCGGTCCAAGCTCCGATACGGGAAATGAAGACCGTAAGGATGACAAGGCCCACCGCCAGC harbors:
- the LOC133734458 gene encoding uncharacterized protein LOC133734458, with the protein product MEAEMNKKKLAVGLVILTVFISRIGAWTGEINGRVICDVCGDSALGPEDHILEGAEVAVLCITKSGEVLNYQAFTNAKGRYTVAETMPESDRWDACLARPISSFHEHCTHLRGASSGVKFSYNHPSGYSHTVRTFVYRPSSVPVYCI